The Ascaphus truei isolate aAscTru1 chromosome 11, aAscTru1.hap1, whole genome shotgun sequence genome includes a window with the following:
- the LOC142463651 gene encoding olfactory receptor 1G1-like: MTLTGNLLILVLIHNDSRLHTPMYFFLGNLACLDVGSSSVTVPRMLADLLTEKRTISLTACRAQVFFFIFFAGSEMFLLAVMSYDRYVAICHPLHYIHVMSLDVCAQLVSVVWTLEFFHSLIHTLCTHRLNFCGPNIIQSFFCDLPLLLQLSCTDTFINILAIFLSASTLSLLALLFTFIPYIHIFHTIQRIPTKEGKNKAFSTSVSHLSVVFIFYGTLFFIYLRPAPTHTSISDSLVSVIYTVINPLLNPFIYSLRNKELKGALRNTLHKLFHIGTDIRLSL; encoded by the coding sequence ATGACTTTGACCGGAAACCTTCTCATTCTTGTTCTTATCCACAATGACTCCCGTCTTCACACCCCAATGTACTTCTTCCTTGGTAACCTGGCGTGTTTGGACGTCGGCTCttcctctgtcactgtccctcggatGCTCGCTGACTTGCTCACTGAAAAGAGAACAATTTCCCTAACGGCTTGTAGAGCGCAggtatttttcttcattttttttgctGGTTCTGAGATGTTCTTACTGGCAGTGATGTCCTACGACAGATATGTTGCCATCTGCCACCCTCTGCATTACATTCACGTTATGTCTTTGGATGTCTGTGCTCAACTGGTATCAGTGGTGTGGACGCTGGAATTTTTCCACTCATTGATACACACACTTTGTACACACAGGTTAAACTTTTGTGGCCCAAACATCATCCAGAGCTTCTTCTGTGACCTGCCCCTCCTGTTACAGCTCTCATGCACTGACACCTTCATAAACATCCTAGCCATATTTCTCTCAGCTTCTACATTAAGCTTATTAGCCTTATTATTCACTTTTATCCCATACATACACATTTTTCATACAATCCAGAGGATCCCGACCAAAGAAGGGAAAAACAAAGCGTTCTCCACCTCCGTGTCTCACCTGTCTGTGGTCTTTATCTTCTATGGCACTCTTTTTTTCATCTATTTACGTCCCGCACCAACTCACACTAGTATTAGTGACAGTCTTGTGTCTGTTATTTATACAGTTATTAACCCTTTATTAAATCCATTTATTTACAGTCTGAGAAACAAGGAGCTCAAAGGAGCACTTAGAAATACTCTGCACAAACTCTTTCACATAGGAACAGACATTAGGCTGAGTTTATAG
- the LOC142463652 gene encoding olfactory receptor 5V1-like — MTLTGNLLILVLIHNDVRLHTPMYFFLGNLACLDAGSSSVNVPRMLTDLLTEKRTISLMACRAQLFFLMFFVSSEVFLLAGMSYDRYIAICHPLHYIHVMSWEVCAQLASVVWALGFFNSLIHILCTYRLTFCGSNIIQGFFCDLPLLLQLSCTDTFINILAIFLAAVFIALPALFITFIPYIHIFQTILRIPTKERKHKAFSTCVSHLSVVFIFYGTFLFTYLHPAPSHPGIGDSLVSVIYTVINPLFNPFIYSLRNKELKGALRNTLHKLFHIGTDIRLSL; from the coding sequence ATGACTTTGACAGGAAACCTTCTCATTCTTGTTCTTATCCACAATGACGTCCGTCTTCACACCCCAATGTACTTCTTCCTTGGTAACCTGGCGTGTTTGGACGCCGGCTCTTCCTCTGTCAATGTCCCTCGGATGCTCACTGACTTACTCACTGAAAAGAGAACAATTTCCCTAATGGCTTGTAGAGCTCAGCTATTTTTTCTCATGTTTTTTGTCAGTTCTGAGGTCTTCTTGCTGGCAGGGATGTCCTATGACAGATACATTGCCATCTGCCACCCTCTGCATTACATTCACGTCATGTCTTGGGAAGTCTGTGCCCAACTGGCCTCAGTGGTGTGGGCTCTTGGTTTCTTCAACTCATTGATACATATACTTTGTACATACAGGTTAACCTTTTGTGGTTCAAACATCATCCAGGGCTTCTTCTGTGACCTGCCTCTGCTGTTACAGCTCTCGTGCACTGACACCTTCATAAACATCCTGGCCATATTTCTTGCAGCGGTATTTATAGCATTACCTGCCTTATTCATCACTTTTATCCCATACATACACATTTTTCAAACAATCCTGAGGATCCCGACCAAGGAACGGAAACACAAAGCTTTCTCCACCTGCGTGTCTCACCTGTCTGTGGTCTTTATCTTTTATGGGACTTTTTTGTTCACCTATTTACATCCCGCACCAAGTCACCCTGGGATAGGTGACAGTCTGGTGTCTGTTATTTATACAGTTATTAACCCTTTATTCAATCCATTTATTTACAGTCTGAGAAACAAGGAGCTCAAAGGAGCACTAAGAAATACTCTGCACAAACTCTTTCACATAGGAACAGACATTAGGCTGAGTTTATAG